A single genomic interval of Penicillium psychrofluorescens genome assembly, chromosome: 2 harbors:
- a CDS encoding uncharacterized protein (ID:PFLUO_002359-T1.cds;~source:funannotate), translating into MSPPASLEVDLVGVTDTSAIFVPDPLTVNGVPGWREKMAQMPTGVAAACSSDMFKSPSCYNKPKAKRFDHLLSLEAKSRQSSTLKGAARFLKNPGLISLGGGLPSPEYFPFEHLDIKVPTPPGFSPEATQKTGEVLRAGKHDIQEGKSLYDLEIAMNYGQATGAAQLLRFVTEHTEVIHNPPYSDWQCSLTAGSTYAWDTALRVLCERGDYIIMEEYTFASAAETAFPQGLKALGVPMDEQGMIPEALDDLLSNWDAKARGARKPYVMYTIPTGQNPTGATQSAERRRAVYKVAQKHDIYIVEDEPYYFLQMQPYGGEGAKPLPPPATHEEFIKSLVPSFLSMDVDGRVLRLESFSKVVAPGTRVGWIVASEEMLERFVRTFEVSSQNPSGISQIVLYKLLDEHWGHSGYLDWLINLRMQYTGRRDSMVHACEKHLPREIAHWVPPAAGMFHWIGIDWRKHPGIASGKTRDQIEEEIFMSAVDKGVLVSRGSWFLADKSVAEDKMFFRATFAAASSEKISEAISRFAESLRAQFGL; encoded by the exons ATGAGCCCACCCGCATCACTCGAAGTCGATTTGGTAGGGGTTACGGACACCTCTGCGATTTTCGTTCCGGACCCGTTGACAGTCAATGGCGTGCCGGGGTGGCGGGAGAAGATGGCGCAGATGCCCACTGGCGTCGCGGCGGCGTGCAGCAGCGATATGTTCAAGAGCCCG AGTTGCTATAACAAGCCCAAGGCTAAGCGATTTGACC ATCTCCTGTCTCTCGAGGCCAAGTCGCGCCAG TCGTCCACGTTGAAGGGCGCGGCCCGTTTCCTGAAGAACCCGGGCCTCATCTCCCTTGGCGGTGGTCTGCCCTCTCCCGAGTACTTCCCATTCGAACATCTCGACATCAAGGTGCCCACCCCTCCCGGTTTCTCCCCCGAGGCTACCCAGAAGACGGGTGAGGTTTTGCGGGCTGGCAAGCATGATatccaagaaggaaaaagcCTGTACG ACCTCGAAATTGCAATGAACTATGGCCAAGCTACGGGAGCGGCCCAATTGCTCCGATTTGTGACCGAGCACACCGAG GTCATCCACAACCCCCCTTACTCGGACTGGCAATGCTCTCTGACTGCTGGTAGCACCTATGCATGGGATACGGCACTGCGGGTGCTATGCGAGCGAGGCGACTACATCATTATGGAGGAGTACACGTTTGCCAGCGCCGCGGAGACCGCTTTCCCCCAAGGTCTCAAAGCGCTGGGCGTGCCCATGGATGAGCAAGGCATGATTCCGGAGGCTTTGGATGACCTTCTCAGCAACTGGGATGCAAAGGCCCGCGGTGCGCGCAAGCCCTACGTGATGTACACCATTCCAACGGGCCAGAACCCTACCGGAGCGACCCAGTCCGCCGAGCGCCGTCGGGCTGTGTACAAGGTTGCGCAAAAGCACGACATCTACATCGTCGAAGACGAGCCCTACTATTTCCTGCAGATGCAGCCGTACGGTGGCGAGGGCGCTAAGCCCCTTCCCCCACCTGCCACCCACGAAGAGTTCATCAAGTCTCTGGTTCCGTCTTTCCTGAGCATGGACGTCGATGGCCGCGTGCTGCGTCTCGAGTCCTTCTCCAAGGTCGTTGCGCCTGGCACCCGTGTCGGCTGGATTGTTGCCtcggaggagatgctggagcgCTTCGTGCGCACCTTTGAGGTCTCTTCGCAGAACCCCAGCGGCATCTCCCAGATTGTGCTGTATAAGCTTCTGGACGAGCACTGGGGCCACTCGGGCTATTTGGACTGGCTGATCAATCTGCGCATGCAGTATACCGGCCGTCGGGACTCAATGGTTCACGCCTGTGAGAAGCACCTGCCTAGAGAGATTGCTCACTGGGTTCCTCCGGCGGCAGGCATGTTT CACTGGATTGGGATCGACTGGCGCAAGCACCCTGGCATCGCCTCTGGCAAGACCCGTGACCAAATCGAAGAGGAAATCTTCATGTCAGCAGTCGACAAGGGCGTCCTTGTCTCACGCGGGAGCTGGTTCTTGGCCGACAAGTCGGTTGCAGAGGATAAGATGTTCTTCCGTGCTACCTTTGCTGCGGCGTCGTCTGAAAAGATCTCCGAGGCCATTAGTCGATTTGCTGAATCTCTGCGGGCGCAATTTGGTCTATAG
- a CDS encoding uncharacterized protein (ID:PFLUO_002361-T1.cds;~source:funannotate), with product MPQAYDQPIIDVAHYVFHYQIPDKEQAVWTCARVALLDAIGCAIETAATSRECRALLGPVVADTVVPNGFRVPGTELQVDPVKGAFDLGVLIRYLDHNDALGGAEWGHPSDNLAAILATMDWLSRASVSRDDDNGPPLTIKTLLIALIKAYEIQGCYQMRNAFNVYGIDHVVLVKLAATAVVSWLLGLTEDQTRAAISHVWMDGHPTRAYRSGANTISRKGWAAGDAARRAVQLALLVRAGEPGAPGALAIPRWGFLERTFGEVGFELPRPFETWTIQNVLFKVMPVEGHGIAAVEAALVQHRALQQRGWSHPTNHIQRVVLRTTAAADLIINKTGPLQNAADRDHCIQYVVALAFLKGSAPEAADYADNSQWAPSKELEYLRSRIEVHPDAKLTQDYFDLDKTSIGSGVTVDLDDGSSLSEILIEYPIGHARNPKTSAAIQAKFAKNMRHVFSEAEVARISKAAEDDDMRVMDFVDLLVRPAPSNPQPKL from the exons ATGCCTCAAGCATATGACCAACCCATCATCGACGTAGCACACTACGTCTTCCACTACCAAATACCAGACAAAGAGCAAGCGGTATGGACATGTGCACGAGTCGCGCTCCTCGACGCAATCGGCTGTGCAATCGAGACAGCAGCCACAAGTCGCGAGTGCAGAGCTTTACTCGGCCCTGTCGTGGCAGACACAGTCGTCCCAAATGGGTTCAGGGTTCCTGGCACTGAGCTGCAGGTAGATCCTGTTAAGGGGGCGTTTGATTTGGGTGTTTTGATCCGGTACTTGGACCACAATGATGCGTTGGGGGGTGCGGAATGGGGCCATCCTTCAG ATAACCTTGCGGCAATCCTGGCTACCATGGACTGGCTGTCTCGCGCATCTGTTTCCAGAGATGATGACAACGGACCGCCGCTGACAATTAAAACTCTGCTAATCGCTTTGATAAAAGCATACGAGATCCAGGGTTGTTATCAGATGCGCAATGCTTTCAATGTCTATGGGATTGACCATGTAGTTCTCGTTAAGCTAGCTGCCACTGCGGTAGTCTCGTGGTTGCTAGGACTGACCGAGGACCAAACCAGAGCAGCCATCTCCCATGTCTGGATGGACGGCCATCCAACTCGAGCGTATCGGTCTGGTGCAAATACCATTTCGCGAAAAGGGTGGGCCGCGGGCGAtgcagcgaggagagcggtACAACTGGCTCTCTTGGTGCGAGCCGGGGAGCCCGGTGCCCCAGGAGCCTTGGCCATACCCCGATGGGGTTTTTTGGAACGAACGTTCGGCGAGGTCGGGTTTGAGCTGCCACGACCTTTCGAGACATGGACAATTCAGAATGTGTTGTTCAAGGTCATGCCGGTAGAAGGGCATGGAATCGCAGCAGTGGAGGCGGCATTGGTTCAGCATCGTGCACTCCAGCAAAGAGGATGGTCCCACCCAACAAACCACATACAGCGGGTTGTCTTGCGTaccaccgccgctgccgATCTAATAATCAATAAAACGGGTCCACTTCAAAATGCTGCAGACCGTGACCACTGTATTCAGTACGTGGTCGCTCTCGCTTTCTTAAAAGGCAGTGCACCAGAGGCCGCAGACTATGCAGACAACAGCCAATGGGCACCCAGCAAGGAGTTGGAATATTTGCGTTCACGAATCGAAGTCCACCCTGACGCCAAGCTCACTCAGGACTATTTCGACTTGGACAAAACAAGCATTGGATCGGGGGTGACCGTTGACCTCGATGACGGCTCTTCCTTGTCCGAGATTCTGATTGAATACCCAATTGGCCATGCGCGGAATCCCAAAACTTCGGCAGCGATTCAGGCAAAATTTGCAAAGAATATGAGGCACGTGTTTTCCGAGGCGGAGGTTGCGCGCATCTCAAAAGCGGCTGAAGATGACGATATGCGGGTCATGGATTTCGTCGATCTGCTTGTCCGACCCGCTCCTTCGAACCCTCAGCCAAAGCTGTGA
- a CDS encoding uncharacterized protein (ID:PFLUO_002360-T1.cds;~source:funannotate): MADGYARLTGKPQAVIVHVDVGTQGLGAAVHNASCGRAPVLIFAGLSPYTIEGESRGSRTEYIHWIQDVPDQKQIVSQYCRYSGEIKTGKNVKQIVNRALKFATSDPQGPVYLVGAREVMEEDIEPYQLDQSLWGPVAPAALPRDAVNMIASELAAAKSPLVVAGYSGRKAQAVVELVNLANHFKGIRVLDTGGSDMCFPANHPAWLGLRYPGHEAMKTADVILVIDCDVPWVPTQFKPAPSAKIIHIDVDPLKQQIPVFYINAMATFRADATTALKQLNEHVSLDDSLQQFVVSKQNVTMGKRREVEYLQRRKAISALAVTPAGGSNAALNIHYLIGQVRKDCPQDTIWAIEAVTLTHMVGDQIGATLPQSWINCGGGGLGWSGGGALGIKLATDVQHGGRNKGKFVCQIVGDGTYLFSVPGSVYWISRRYGIPVLTIVLNNKGWNAPRRSMLLVHPEGDGSRATNEDLNISFAPTPDYPGIAKAAAGGEIWAGRAATVAELAQKLPEAIQSVLDGKGAVLEAQMDGTVGKYVERANL, from the coding sequence ATGGCCGACGGCTACGCCCGCTTGACAGGCAAGCCCCAAGCGGTGATCGTCCATGTCGATGTCGGAACGCAGGGACTGGGTGCCGCAGTTCATAATGCCTCGTGCGGTCGTGCACCCGTTCTGATCTTCGCTGGCTTGTCGCCGTATACAATCGAAGGAGAGAGCCGCGGCTCCCGCACCGAGTATATCCACTGGATCCAGGATGTGCCAGACCAGAAGCAAATCGTCTCGCAATACTGTCGGTACTCGGGGGAGATCAAGACCGGCAAGAATGTTAAGCAGATCGTCAACCGTGCATTAAAATTCGCTACTAGTGACCCTCAAGGCCCCGTATACCTTGTCGGTGCCCGAGAAGTGATGGAAGAGGACATTGAGCCCTATCAGCTGGACCAGAGTCTCTGGGGCCCCGTTGCCCCGGCTGCTCTACCCCGTGACGCAGTGAACATGATCGCATCAGAGCTCGCAGCTGCTAAGAGCCCCTTGGTTGTCGCTGGTTACAGCGGCCGGAAGGCACAGGCTGTGGTGGAGCTGGTCAACTTGGCGAATCACTTTAAAGGCATCCGAGTCCTGGACACCGGCGGAAGCGATATGTGTTTCCCTGCCAATCATCCTGCTTGGCTCGGGCTGAGATACCCGGGTCATGAGGCCATGAAGACAGCCGACGTGATTCTTGTGATCGACTGCGATGTCCCCTGGGTTCCTACCCAGTTCAAGCCTGCACCATCAGCCAAGATTATTCACATCGACGTGGATCCACTAAAGCAGCAGATCCCCGTCTTCTACATCAATGCCATGGCTACCTTCCGTGCCGACGCTACTACGGCGCTCAAACAACTCAACGAACATGTTTCGTTAGATGACTCCCTTCAGCAATTCGTCGTCTCCAAGCAAAATGTCACCATGGGCAAGCGCCGGGAGGTGGAGTATCTGCAGCGACGGAAGGCCATCTCCGCTCTCGCCGTCACGCCCGCAGGCGGCAGCAACGCGGCCCTGAACATTCACTATCTCATAGGCCAGGTCCGCAAAGACTGCCCACAAGACACAATCTGGGCCATCGAAGCCGTAACCCTGACTCATATGGTGGGCGACCAAATCGGGGCCACTCTGCCGCAATCATGGATCAActgtggtggcggtggtctTGGCTGGTCAGGCGGCGGAGCACTGGGCATCAAGCTTGCGACGGACGTGCAGCACGGCGGACGCAACAAGGGCAAATTCGTCTGCCAGATCGTCGGCGACGGGACCTACCTGTTCTCCGTACCGGGATCGGTGTACTGGATTTCACGTCGCTACGGGATCCCCGTGCTGACCATTGTCCTCAACAACAAGGGCTGGAATGCGCCGCGACGGAGCATGTTGCTTGTCCATCCGGAGGGCGACGGCTCCCGCGCTACAAATGAGGACCTCAATATCTCCTTCGCGCCGACGCCGGACTACCCGGGCATTGCTAAGGCAGCCGCTGGCGGCGAGATCTGGGCTGGTCGCGCTGCAACTgtggccgagctggcgcagaagctgCCTGAGGCGATTCAGAGCGTGCTGGACGGGAAGGGTGCTGTATTGGAGGCACAGATGGATGGCACGGTTGGCAAGTATGTGGAGCGTGCGAATCTATAG
- a CDS encoding uncharacterized protein (ID:PFLUO_002355-T1.cds;~source:funannotate), whose translation MLGAEGLHQVGSSIAVIRQLYDIGVRYITITHNCDNPFATAASTVTETGKDNGLSDFGKAAVQEMNRLGMMVDLSHTSHRTMRDVLAMTQAPAIFSHSGCYSIGKSLRNVPDDVLRMLKQNGGLIMIFFAKKFVRPDDPDKANVEDVVDHIYHAASVAGWDHVGIAILTERAASLLGLKMFPHIRGSLKQSCGVVQRMIKCIS comes from the exons ATGCTTGGTGCAGAAGGACTGCACCAGGTGGGATCTTCAATTGCTGTTATCCGGCAGTTGTATGATATCGGAGTTCGCTACATCACTATCACCCATAACTGTGACAACCCCTTTGCTACAGCAGCCTCAACGGTTACCGAGACTGGCAAGGACAACGGATTGAGCGATTTTGGAAAGGCCGCCGTTCAAGAGATGAACCGTCTAGGGATGATGGTGGACCTCTCTCACACATCCCACCGAACAATGCGAGATGTGCTGGCCATGACACAAGCTCCAGCCATTTTCTCCCACTCCGGGTGCTACTCAATTGGAAAGAGTCTTCGAAATGTACCTGATGATGTACTTCGAATGCTCAAGCAGAATGGTGGTTTAATCATGATCTTTTTTGCAAAAAAGTTCGTTCGACCGGATGACCCAGACAAAGCGAatgtggaagatgtggtGGACCATATTTATCATGCAGCATCTGTTGCAGGTTGGGATCATGTTGGAATTG CGATTTTGACGGAACGGGCAGCGTCGCTACTGGGATTGAAGATGTTTCCGCATATCCGAGGCTCATTGAAGCAGTCATGCGGCGTGGTGCAACGGATGATCAAGTGCATCAGTTAG
- a CDS encoding uncharacterized protein (ID:PFLUO_002358-T1.cds;~source:funannotate), whose protein sequence is MELRGPRLLDPSSASAMAAITKHKAEAIKLAREQGQAVREMCRRAKTEVPPYEFEELIGKGAYGRVYKGRQTPSDQLVAIKVLDIDSLDYKSLRDFRDESIKDFIHETKVMKQVKDSGAKNINELIEAISIHSQLWLVCEYCPGGSVRTLMRATSDKLDERYIIPIARELAVGLRAIHDAGIIHRDVKAANILIHEEGRLEICDFGVAGILQSQRDKRSTWIGTPHWMPPEMFAARGEAHQYSSEIDVWAYGCTLYEFATGNPPNSGLRERMQIGRQLNRNTPKLDSDRYSQGLKDLISFALESNPSSRPTMADILAHPYLADTDEAYPTSSVSELVRNYYQWSQRGGQRISLFHPGGAAAAELPGAEESEDDWSFSTTDGFERRFSVIDLDQIAASLAQMEETISPTSPAADIDFTDDVPLSDGEMNPEEKANFDERVRRGAAAMEGLFNEELPSYTYETKNDFVPIDPSPPSTDLPLRTETDRSSVTSTFIDIDIGSFDSSHYAAGAAAPQPFQLADADTIRANRTFQRNSNEPTSEIDSLHETFKPQSGPRPPTMDWKFPTFTPPEEEEGEEESSQKSKEISVPEPIQEEPALDPALAEKRATMEWTFPVMAAPPEELETVIETDRHDTVKGPVPSLQRQATDDSAISRPSTSASNKSTMSDSDYDPFRFDRPATPEGTTSGQHTHFYNEEFPAMMETIGYNEFEASGLLDGPGPDEESQPLWEDDKEVMTPSYMPLRTAIPQRESSTGPSASSTSEPGSPIFEALPTARREPDSRATIVGSDDLSAISFPALVPPSAESLMEGVDDGVLTLELDRLLGDFLDSLSATGEALSKARLGYDENRTDDTSEQAQ, encoded by the exons ATGGAGTTACGGGGGCCACGTTTGTTGGACCCGTCGTCCGCATccgcgatggcggcgatTACGAAACACAAAGCCGAAGCCATCAAGCTAGCGCGTGAGCAAGGGCAGGCTGTTCGAGAAATGTGCCGTCGCGCCAAGACCGAAGTTCCGCCGTATGAGTtcgaggagctgatcggCAAAGGCGCCTATGGCCGTGTCTACAAAGGTCGACAAACTCCTTCGGATCAACTGGTGGCCATCAAGGTTTTGGACATCGACTCTTTGGATTACAAGTCTCTTCGTGATTTCAGAGATGAATCCATCAAGGATTTCATCCATGAGACCAAAGTCATGAAGCAAGTGAAGGACTCCGGGGCCAAGAATATTAACGAGCTCATTGAGGCTATATCTATTCACTCGCAACTGTGGCTGGTTTGCGAGTACTGCCCCGGTGGTAGTGTTCGGACTTTG ATGCGTGCGACTAGCGACAAACTGGATGAAAGATACATTATTCCCATTGCCCGTGAACTCGCTGTCGGACTCCGCGCTATACACGACGCTGGGATCATTCATCGCGACGTCAAAGCTGCGAACATTCTAATTCACGAGGAGGGGAGATTAGAAATCTGTGACTTTGGGGTAGCAGGTATTCTCCAATCCCAACGAGACAAACGGTCCACATGGATTGGAACGCCACATTGGATGCCCCCAGAAATGTTTGCAGCACGAGGTGAGGCGCATCAGTACAGCAGTGAA ATCGATGTATGGGCATATGGATGCACACTATACGAGTTCGCCACAGGGAATCCGCCTAACTCGGGCCTACGGGAGCGCATGCAAATCGGCCGTCAATTGAATCGCAATACCCCTAAACTGGATAGCGACAGATACAGCCAGGGTCTGAAGGATCTCATTTCATTTGCACTCGAGTCAAATCCTTCCTCTCGACCCACAATGGCAGACATTCTTGCGCATCCCTATCTTGCAGATACCGATGAAGCATATCCCACATCCTCGGTCAGCGAGCTGGTCCGAAATTACTATCAATGGTCTCAAAGAGGAGGCCAGCGCATTTCCCTATTCCATCCCGGAGGtgctgcggctgcagagCTTCCCGGTGCCGAAGAATCGGAAGATGATTGGAGCTTCAGCACCACAGATGGCTTTGAAAGACGATTCTCTGTCATTGATCTCGACCAAATTGCGGCATCCTTGGCCCAGATGGAAGAAACGATCAGCCCCACCTCACCGGCCGCTGACATTGATTTTACCGATGATGTCCCCTTATCTGATGGGGAAATGAACCCGGAAGAAAAGGCAAACTTTGACGAACGAGTGCGTCGAGGTGCCGCGGCAATGGAGGGACTTTTCAACGAAGAGTTACCGAGTTACACTTATGAAACCAAGAATGACTTTGTGCCGATCGACCCGTCTCCACCATCTACAGACCTTCCCCTTCGCACGGAAACCGATCGCTCTTCTGTCACCTCTACCttcatcgacatcgacattGGCTCATTTGATTCTTCACACTATGCGGCCGGTGCTGCGGCCCCGCAACCTTTCCAGCTAGCGGATGCTGATACCATTCGCGCTAACCGAACCTTTCAACGCAACTCCAATGAACCGACTTCGGAGATCGATTCTCTGCATGAGACTTTCAAACCCCAGTCAGGGCCACGGCCTCCGACGATGGATTGGAAGTTTCCAACCTTCACTcctccagaagaagaagaaggagaagaagaatcttCCCAGAAGAGCAAAGAAATTTCGGTCCCAGAGCCTATCCAAGAAGAACCGGCCCTAGACCCGGCCCTGGCAGAGAAGCGTGCGACCATGGAATGGACATTCCCTGTCATGGCCGCTCCACCTGAGGAACTGGAGACAGTCATAGAGACGGATCGCCATGATACCGTCAAGGGGCCTGTTCCGAGTCTCCAGCGACAAGCCACAGATGATTCGGCGATTTCCCGTCCATCAACATCCGCCTCTAACAAGTCCACAATGTCCGACTCAGATTACGATCCGTTCCGGTTTGATCGACCAGCAACCCCGGAAGGAACAACCTCCGGTCAGCATACCCACTTTTACAATGAAGAATTCCCCGCGATGATGGAAACGATAGGGTATAACGAATTTGAAGCGTCAGGACTCCTCGATGGACCGGGACCAGATGAAGAGTCCCAGCCCCTTTGGGAAGACGACAAGGAGGTGATGACGCCCAGTTACATGCCATTGCGAACCGCTATCCCGCAGCGCGAATCCTCGACTGggccctcggcctcgtcaacaTCGGAGCCGGGATCTCCGATCTTCGAGGCCCTGCCAACTGCCCGTCGTGAGCCTGACTCGCGAGCCACCATTGTGGGATCAGATGACCTGAGCGCTATCTCATTTCCAGCCCTTGTTCCTCCCAGTGCGGAGAGCTTGATGGAGGGTGTCGACGATGGCGTGTTGACGCTGGAGCTAGATCGCTTGCTTGGCGACTTTTTGGATTCCCTATCAGCTACGGGCGAGGCGCTGTCCAAGGCAAGACTTGGATATGACGAGAACAGGACAGATGACACCTCTGAGCAGGCTCAATGA
- a CDS encoding uncharacterized protein (ID:PFLUO_002357-T1.cds;~source:funannotate): MNMDISSNYSLLSISFPSTPRPHTLDEWKDALNGMKQLYIQRQYKQCQVRSMELLAAAMEPMNPVHKTYLHFYTALSYEFQGRAAHVYSSNKVSLLRLSLDHFISCNAALPDLIPLSSLEGKPNMSVYAKASSSEYGLFPSPVRKSLVSSITRMIDSSLLSAGEDPFISDPGLSPEPNATLSPYKLPQDTKENRSGRLIPSPLRIRKSFVDIATSSNAAVTTKDHLSKTIIRPECSNRSLPPPLPLRVVPASRLNTNNQRPNTAFQPKPLFSKHTNTNTAKAQKSTDKHGEPLSFPRAAAIARFNNNVEFLRSQINSSITSLQSQIDHIRELQQARRARSIRRCASFWTFSPIKHDDVSDQMEDDGCKKIVDCFGQPLRKESKEQRIARLRAEGWDTVGLRSYRSTWKGAEYYQEYCNAVLDELYLDL; this comes from the exons ATGAACATGGATATCTCAAGCAACTACTCCCTTCTGTCAATTTCGTTCCCATCCACGCCGCGCCCTCACACTCTAGATGAATGGAAGGACGCACTCAACGGCATGAAGCAGCTCTACATCCAGCGCCAGTACAAGCAATGTCAGGTGCGCTCTATGGAGCTTCTTGCAGCTGCAATGGAACCT ATGAACCCTGTCCACAAGACCTATCTCCATTTCTACACCGCACTCTCGTACGAGTTTCAGGGTCGGGCGGCCCATGTTTACTCCAGCAACAAAGTATCCCTGTTGCGCCTGTCGCTCGATCACTTCATCTCATGCAATGCCGCTTTACCAGACCTCATTCCGCTGTCGAGTCTCGAAGGGAAACCTAATATGTCTGTCTACGCTAAAGCCTCTTCTAGTGAGTATggcctcttcccatctccTGTCCGCAAGTCCCTCGTCAGCAGCATCACACGCATGATCGACAGTTCTCTGCTCAGTGCTGGGGAAGATCCCTTCATTTCAGACCCCGGACTCAGCCCCGAGCCTAATGCGACACTGTCTCCGTACAAGCTCCCCCAGGACACTAAGGAGAACAGAAGTGGGCGTCTCATCCCCTCGCCGCTCAGAATCAGAAAGTCCTTTGTTGACATCGCAACCTCCAGCAATGCTGCTGTGACAACCAAAGATCACTTGAGTAAGACCATCATTCGGCCAGAATGCTCGAATAGATCCCTTCCACCTCCGCTGCCACTCAGGGTTGTTCCCGCCAGTCGTCTAAATACCAATAACCAACGGCCGAATACTGCTTTTCAGCCAAAGCCTTTGTTTTCCAAACACACCAACACAAATACCGCAAAGGCACAGAAGTCTACAGACAAGCATGGCGAACCACTTTCTTTTCCTCGTGCAGCAGCCATCGCCCGCTTCAACAACAACGTCGAGTTCCTGCGGTCTCAGATTAATTCGAGTATTACTTCCCTGCAATCCCAAATCGACCACATCAgggagctgcagcaggccCGTCGTGCCCGAAGCATCCGACGCTGTGCATCATTCTGGACATTCAGTCCTATTAAACATGATGATGTCTCTGACCAGATGGAAGACGATGGCTGTAAAAAGATAGTGGACTGTTTTGGACAGCCTCTGCGGAAGGAAAGCAAGGAGCAGCGCATCGCCCGCCTACGGGCCGAAGGCTGGGATACGGTTGGATTGCGGTCTTATCGTAGTACTTGGAAGGGTGCCGAGTATTATCAGGAGTACTGTAATGCTGTTTTGGATGAGCTTTACCTGGATTTGTGA
- a CDS encoding uncharacterized protein (ID:PFLUO_002356-T1.cds;~source:funannotate) has translation MSYFLLYVVSQLFLIGAWVCGYLDPLQAQLQEILLGYMGETKMSYGLKKSLTSKQLCESKDLGKIQDQLGTQFGAAFGKGGAAEGLGSTLGKTL, from the exons ATGTCCTACTTCCTCCTTTACGTTGTCTCCCAACTCTTCCTTATCGGCGCATGGGTCTGCGGCTATCTGGATCCCTTGCAGGCACAGCTACAGGAGATACTTTTGGGCTATATGGGAGAGACGAAAATGTCGTATGGATTGAAGA AAAGCTTGACGAGCAAGCAATTGTGTGAGAGTAAGGATCTTGGCAAGATTCAAGATCAGCTTGGGACTCAGTTTGGGGCAGCATTTGGAaaaggaggagctgcagagGGACTTGGGTCGACATTGGGCAAGACGCTGTGA